A stretch of DNA from Planococcus antarcticus DSM 14505:
AGTAGTAGTCTCTATTATGTCAGTAGTGTTGCCCTCTTTTCCAAAAAGTTCAGCTGCCAATGATACACTAGATGAACAAGAGATACTGAATGGTACTCCACATGAAATTATCGAACTAATTAAAGACATAGAAGGAGAGGTTATTTACAAAGCGCTTGAAGATGGTAAGATTTATTTATATGAAGAACAAATTGTTGGTGATGTAGTGACCACAAAAAAATCATTGGTAGAGAATGGGACATCTACTCTAACGGAAAAATTTTCGACCGCAACAATCTTACAGGGAGATATCATTTCCGTAACTCAAAAAGATTTGCTTGCCAATAAGATTATACATCAAGAAATGGTTTCTATAACTGATGAAACCGCTCCTAGTAAGCCCCATGACGACATACACCTCTGGAAACCTCCAGTGTATCCGGCAAGTGTGGGGACTAACAATGAGTTTACAGCTATGGCAACTGGTACATGGCTCAAGGCAAGAACAGCTGGTCAGAATTACGCATATTATAAGAATAGTAATGGTGGAGGTTTGGCTCGAGAACTTGGCAAACAAAAAACAATTGGTTCTTATACGACCAAATTTGATACTTTCACTAGGAACGTTGATGCAGTCCGTTCTTATGAAGTAGGTGCGCTGTATAACTTCACTGCTATTGGTTTACTCGATAAAGCATTTAAATCTATAAAGTATCCTACTATCTCTAATTTGAAAAAGTTCTTTAAACAGTACTTAAAAACTATTCCCGGTGTTGGAACTCTTTATCTTGTTATTAAATATTTTAGTCTTTGCAATAAAACACTGGCTGCCTATAAGGCGATTCCAGGAACACCTTATAATTGGAGGTAGGATGCTTATGAGCAACATAAACACCCAAGCGTTATGAAGGTAACGGAAAAACAAAAAATAATTTTTGTTTTAGTGCTTGCAATCCTTGCCTTTATCTACTCTATTGCAGATATCATCCACCAAATGCAGTTAGATATTTCTCCAAGACCGACTTCATGGATTTTGTTTATTTACAGCCTTACAATTATTATCGTATTATTAATCGTGATATTAAAGGAATGGAATAAAATTGAATAATAGAGAAAATGCCTTCCCGATAATTAGCGGGAAGGCATTTGTGTATTTTCTTGACGAGCATTAAAATGGCTTCAGCAGAAAAAACTGACTTGTTAACAATTATTATTTAAAGTATTTATTTACAATTTTTGTAATTCACTTTTTAAAAAGGATTAGGTTTACATATCATCAATTATCGGTAGCTGTCATTACTCTTATGTATATTAAAGAACTCGACAATCTTTGAACTGGCGTTGTAATATGAAGCTCTAAAAAAACACCTATGCTGCTCTTGTCAGATTTAATATCGGATACAGGCAGCATAGGTGTTTTTTCCTGTGCTTCTAGCTATTAGATTCGTCGGAAAGCATCAGAAGTGTTTGTAAAAATTCTACTTTACCGGAACTAATTCAACAGGGCCATGGTCGTCACAATGACCGTCATGAACTTGGTGCAGACGGTCATTCACTAGATAATCCACGTGATCACCATGTGGAACAAGTTCATGTCCGCAGTCGTTGTCGTTCCTACATCCGCAATTCATGGGTGCACAAACATCTGGGTTCGTATCGGTAACAGAAATTCTGCATTCATCCCGGTGGCCTTCGTGTTCATGGTGAAGATGGCCATTGTGCACATAATCAATGTGATCCTCATGCTTTATTTTCGTGTGGCCGCATGACAGATTATGCTGGTGGGAATGGTGCTCAGTGCTCATAAGAAAACCTCCTTTGTGTTTTTTTGATATTAGTACAATTTCCTTTTCTTAACTTTATTAAACGTTAAGAAAATATACTTTCTTTTCGCAAAGATTATGCTTTTCACACTCCTTTTAAAAAGGTTTTTTAAATTTGTAACCGGTTACTTAAAACTGAACCACTTATGTAAGTCAATATATTTAAAAAATTCATTGCGGCTCATGGTTATCTTATTGCAAAAGATAAAAGTAGTTTAGCTGCAAATTCAAACTTTCAGCTAAAAGAAATAGCCAAAAAGGATTAAATTTTAACAGAAGAACCTGGCTATGAAGTAGTATACTGATTTGTTTTGAATCATCAAAACCTAGTTGAATAGATTTCGAAATTGACTTCCGGAAAAAGAAGATGGTGCCTGATACTACGTAATATCAGTGCAATAGAGGGAAGATGCTTAGTCAAGGGCGTCTTCTCTTTCTGTTTCAAATTAGTGTGCTTTGATGAGTGCATCTATTCACTAAATTTATTAGAAATTTGCATATTTATAAAAAGGTTGCAGTTTAAAAATAAAAAAGATATGATGTAAATCGTAATGATTACTTTTTTCATATAAAGAGCATTTAAAAGAGATATGGATAGACAATACCTAACAGTTTATTGGGGTGATAAAAAGCGATAACAGAAAATAGGTTCTTAAAATCGTTAATAAGGAGGGATGAGGATTATTGTGATGAAACAAGAGATAGAATTTATAAAATTAAATCCCACACAAAATATGACTATTCTTATAAAAACTAGTTATCCATTCGAAAAGCATTCCTACATTGCTTCAAGAGTAATGTCATATGACAGTGTCTATGCAGAACAAGTAGGTTTTATAGAAAAACCAGTAAATGCAGAAGCAGCTGCACATTTACAAATGGGTGGTAATGAATTTTGTGGCAATGCTTGCATGGCATTAGCAGCTTTTATTGCATCCGAAAAAGGGCTAAGACAAAACGATTCGACAGATGTATTATTAGAATCTTCAGGTACAGAACAATTAGTTATCTGTCAAGTTCAAAAAAAATCAGAAGTGTACTACTGTCAAGTTAATATGCCCATTCCTAAAAAGGTAGATTTGAAGATAGTTCATTTTGAAAATGAAGAGTTGAATATAATAACAGTAAATTATCCTGATTTTATACATATTGTAATAGAAGTCGACGAATTCAATAACCGAATGAGAAAAAAAGCAGAAAATCTAGCAAGGTTGATCGGAGCAACGTCGGGTACTAACTTAATTGGTGTTTTATTGTATAAATCTAAATCTGAAGAGCTGGCTCCTCTCATGTATGTTCCACATCTAGATAGCTTGATATGGGAAAGGGGGTGTGGATCCGGGACAGCATCTATAGGAGCTTACTTAGCATGGAGGAATAAAGGGGAAGTTGCTGTAAAAATAAGACAACCTGGCGGTATTATTACCGTAAACGCTGCATGTCATGAAGGAGAACTCACAAGCCTGAATATTGAAGGAAGTGTCAGCATCGTGGCACAAGGAAAAGCTTTTATAGATTGTTAATTAATTCGATTAGGGGTGACATGAATGATTGAGTTAAAGACTTTTTATGAATATTTAAATGACTTTTTAGAAAAGTTCGATGAAATAGCGGAAAACTACGATCATGCAACCGATAGGAGTTCTGAATTAGAGAATATAATTGATGACTACTCAAAGTTCATCACAAGTGAGAGCAATAAAGTAACGTGGGAACAACTAGCACTACATAAATCTAGTGAGTTTGACCAGATTTTAACAGAGTTAAGAAAAAAATCAGCCTATTGTGTTGCTATTTTGGAAAAATACCGTGCGTTGAAACTACTGAATGGAAATAATGATGTGTCCGATTATTTTAAAAATATAGAGTCGTGTATTAAGACGGAATTTGGGAGTTTTCAAGCCGATTCTGAATCCAAAGTATTGTTAATAGGATCTGGTTCTTTTCCGATGACACCGTTGTTAATAGCTCAGCAAACTGGAGCAGAGGTAGTTGGCACAGATATCGATGAGGAAGCCATTACACTGGGATTAAAAGTTGTAGAGAAGTTAGGCAATGGTTTAAATATCAGACTAGAACAATCAGTAGTGGAAGACCTTAATTTCACAAAAGAAGCAACCCATATCATTTTTAGCTCAACAGTTGGAATAAAGTACGAAATACTAGAGCAATTACATACTTTAACGAATGAAAATGTAGTCGTGGTCATGAGATATGGTGATCATTTGAAATCACTATTTAACTATCCAATGAAAAAGGTTAATGAAAAAAAATGGATGATGGTTGAAAATATTTTACGTCCTGACCACGTGTTTGATATCGCATTATATAAAAAAGCATAAGCTTATATTTTAGAAAGGGAGAGTTTATGAGTGATTTTAATCGAGTTTTAATTTTAGGAACTGGCCCTACTTCAATTCAACTTGCAGTAAATTTCAAAAAACATACAGGTTGTTACATAGCAATTGCAGGAAGAGAATCCGTTCGCTCAGAATCTTTTTTTTCAGCACTTGAGCAGAACAATCGTCAAATACACGCAAGCATTCAAAATGAAAAACATCGAACCATGAGAGGTGACGATTCTCTAGATCAAATTTTTGAAGGGTATGAAACCATACTGGGGGAATGGGATACCATTATTCTATCTGTAACAACAGATGCCTATATAGAAGTTATCAAACAAATCAATGATAAAGTCCTAAAAAAAGTGAAATGTATTATTTTGGTTTCTCCAACTTTTGGCTCCAATAACTTAATTAAGAATTATATCAGCAACTACAATTCAAACACAGAAATTATTAGTTTTTCTACGTATTATGGTGATACTAGATGGGCCGATGAGAAGCCTTCAAACCGTATAATAACAACAGCTGTCAAGAAAAAAGTGTACTTAGGCTCTTCGCATCAAGCGTCTAAAAATATGGAAAGACTATACGATGTTTTTGAGCAATTAGGTATTGTGTTAAAAATGATGGATACACCTCTTGAGGCAGAAACAAGAAATATTTCTTTGTATGTTCATCCTCCCTTGTTTATGAATGAATTTTCATTAAATGCTATATTCGGAAACTTAAATGATAAAAAATATGTGTATAAAGTATATCCGGAAGGACCTGTTACACAATATTTAATACGTGATATGTTATCTCAATGGAAAGAACTAATGATGCTTTTAGAGAAAATAAATATTAAAAGTATAAACTTACTTAAGTTTATGACAGACGATAATTATCCAGTGAGATTGGAAAGTTTATCGCGTCGAGATATAGAAAGCTTTGTTGATTTAAAGACCATACATCAAGAGTACTTATTATATATTCGTTATACCTCACTATTAGTGGATCCTTTTTCAAAGCCAGATGAAGATGGAAGATACTTTGACTTTTCTGCGGTACCTATAAAAAAAATGTTTATTAACAGAGAAGGGAAATGGGATATTCCAAGAATGCCAAAGGAAGATTATTACCGTATAAAAATAATACAAGGAATCGCAAAATACTTAAATTCAGATTGTCCAGTAATAGATAAGTTCATTCAGGCATATGAAAGTAAAATTCAAGAAGTTGTTCAATCTCATGAAACTGAATTATTATCTGATGCATTTTCCATACAAAGTTTTGAGGACGACATAAATATGATATGCAGTGAAATAGAGAAAAGTGTTAAAGCACAACAAAAGAATTAGGACTTGCTTCGAAGAACCTACTAAATATGCTCTGTAAATCGTAATAGTTACTACTTTAAAAATATCGGATTTTATAGTCAAGTTGCATCAAATCAGTAAAGCAAGACGGTTTAAACTAAATGTGATTAAAGGGAGAATAAATACAATGTTAATAAAAAAAATTAAGGTTCTAGGTCTACTGTTATTGGTTTTATCTGTTCTGGCTGCCTGTTCTGAAGAAGACTCTGCGAATGAGAAAAAGAGTGATGAAACTGATAATGAGTTAGTTTATGCTGTTGCTCAGGATATTAATGATATGAACCCGCATTTATATACCGGTTCGATGCCGGCTCAAGGCATGGTCTATGAATCGTTAGTTGAAAACACAAAGGATGGGATTCAGCCATTGCTTGCTGAATCCTGGGAAATTTCTGAAGATGGCAAAGTATACACGTTCTTCTTAAGGGAAGATGTGCAATTTCATGATGGAGAGCCGTTCAACGCTGAGGCAGTGAAGAAAAATCTCGATGCTGTACAGAGTAATGCAGAAAAGCATGCGTGGATTAAACTATCCACAAAAATGGAAAATGTGAACGTAGTAGATGAATATACTGTTGAATTGGAATTGTCCGAACCCTATTATCCAACGTTGGTTGAGTTGTCCATGACCCGGCCTTATGTATTTATCTCACCCAAAGATTTTGAAAATGGAGAAACCAAAGATGGTGTAAGTGGCTTTAACGGGACAGGCTCCTATGTGCTCACTGAACACAAAACTGCCGAATTTGCAACTTTTGAAGCAAATGAAGATTACTGGAATGGAGCGCCAGAAATTAAGAGGATAACGGCTAAAGTATTGCCGGCCGGAGAAACAACCCTTTTGGCATTGCAAAAAGGAGAGATCAATTTTGCATTTACGGATGATCGTGGTGCAGATAGTATCGCTGTTGAAGGCATGAATCAGTTGGAGGATTCTGGTGATTATCAACTCATCAGAAGTGAACCTATGAACACCAAAATGCTTGTAGCCAATAGCAGTAAAGCGGACAACCCAATAAGTGAAACAGCTGTACGTGAAGCCATTTGGTATTCGATTGATAAAGAAACCATTAGCAAGGATATTCTTAATGGCACAGAATCAATGGCCGAAACCCTATTTTCACCTAATGTGAATTATGCCGACGTTGATTTGAAGAAGCGTGGCTATGATGTAGAAAAAGCCATAGAGATTCTAGAAAAAAACGGTTGGAAATCAGAAAACAGCAGTGAAGCTAGAACGAAAGATGGAAAAAAATTAGAGATGAAACTTTACTATGATAGCAGCTCGTCTTCTCAGAAAACGCAGGCTGAGTTCATCCAAGCATCACTAAAAGAAATTGGTCTTCAACTGGAAATTACGGGGGAAGAGTCAACGTCAATTGCGAATAGAAGGGCCACAGGCGACTACGATTTACTATTCAATCAAACTTGGGGTCTGGCGTATGATCCACAAAGTACAATCGCTGCTTTTACTTCTGAGGCTTCTTATTTGCATACAACAAAAGGCATTAAAAAAGAAGATGAGCTATACGACAACATTGAACAAGTTATGGTGTCGACAGATGAACAAGCTAGAAAAGCATTGTATGCCGAGATATTGACGACTGTTCACGAAGAAGCTGTTTTTATTCCTATTTCAAACGGCGGGATGACTGTAATCGCGCCTCAAAATCTAACTGGAGTTTCATTCAAGCAGACTCAGTTTGAGCTGCCGTTCGAGTTGATGAACTTTAAATAAGCTTTTTAAAAAAAGGGGAGATCTTCCCCTTTTTATTTATGAAAAGTACAAAAGTTTAGTGGGTAGCTATTTTATGGAAGGAGATTTTTATGAAAAGATACATCATTAGAAGGATGCTCGTATCTATGCCTTTACTTTTAGTCATTTCATTTTTGACGTTCGTCTTAATTAATCTTTCTCCCATGGATCCGGCTGAAGTGATACTGCAAGCGCAAGGAGTTCCACAAATAACAGACGAACTAGTAGAGCAGACAAAAGAAGAATTCGGGATGGATCAGCCATTTATTCTAAGATATTTTGATTGGCTCGTTTCATCCTTACAATTAGACTTTGGTGATTCGTATATTAATGGGAAACCAGTATGGTCATTACTAGGTCCGGCCTTTTTTAATACATTCAAATTGACATTAATTTCATCGATAGCAATTATCTTGGTATCTATAGTATTAGGAGTAGTCTGTGCATTAAATGAAGGGAAGATGATAGATAAATCGGTAAGGGGCATTTCTTTTTTCTTAACCGCAATGCCATCATACTGGTTGGCTACCCTTATGATTTGGTACTTCTCGGTAAAGCTAGACTTGTTGCCCACAAGCGGAATGGATTCATATAAAAGTTATATCCTACCAGTTGTTGTTATCACAATCAGTTATGCTGGTCTCTATTTTAGAAATGTCAGGACCTCTATGATCAATAATTTGAATGAGGACTATGTTCTTTATGGAAGAGCATCGGGGTTACCAGAAAAGAAAATAACCATGCACATCCTGCGGAATTCATTGCAAGTATCCATTTCAATATTTGGTATGGCCATACCCATCATATTAGGAAGCACAGTTGTTATTGAGAATGTTTTTGCTTGGCCAGGGTTAGGAAGTCTAAGTGTGAGAGCAATTCTTAGCAGAGATTTCCCTATTATTCAGGCATACGTGCTCGTCTTAGCCGTAGCCTTTGTGTTGTTTAATGCAATCTCGGACATTATTAATGCTGCAATGAATCCCAAGCTAAGGAATGATCTGTAAATGAGGATATTAAAAAACTTAAGTAAGGATAAGTTGGCTTTGCTATCTTTGCTGATTATTGTCTCTACAATTATTGCAGGTATTTTCGCGCCTTTATTCGCACCGTTTGATCCTAATGAAGTTAATATGAGCCTTCGGTACGCATCTCCTTCATGGGAGTACCTATTGGGCAATGATCATCTAGGCAGGTGCATTTTATCAAGAATCATTTATGGAATTCGACCAAGTATCTTATGGGTATTGGTAGTTTTATTTATTTCTGTCCTAATAGGCGCATTTTTAGGCTTTCTTGCCGGCTATTTTAAAGGAAAAGTCGATGCAGTCATTATGAGAATATGCGATACGATGCTTTCATTTCCGGGATACGTAATGGCTTTGGCGGTTATTGGTATATTCGGCGTGGGTCTCCAAAATATCCTAATTGCTTTTGCCCTAATTAAATGGGCATGGTTTGCACGAGTCATCAGAGCGTCTGTTATGCAATACGCTGAATTAGACTATGTGAAGTTTTCCAAAGCATCAGGAATTAGTGATACACAAATAATCTTCAGACACATCATCCCAGTGACTTTCGCTGATATTGCCGTCATATCAAGCAGCTCCATTGGGTCGATGATATTACAAATTTCTGGATTTTCATTTTTGGGATTAGGAATTCAAGCACCTACTCCTGAATGGGGAATGATGTTAAATGAAGCGAGAGAAGTTATGTTCACTAGACCGGAATTAATGCTAGTACCTGGGTTAGCTATTGTCATTGTGGTATCAGCATTTAATTTTTTATCCGACTCGCTCCAAGTTGCGTTGGATCCTAAACTAGTTACCTCAAAAAAAAGAAAGAAAGAGAACTTATCTCTATTTAAAAAAAGGGAGCTCAGTAAGTGATGAATATACTGGAAGTGAAAAATTTAAAGGTGTGGGATGTTCATTCCGAGAAAAATATTATTAAAAACAGTTCATTTCATGTGGAATCTGGAAGCTGTCTTGCGATTGTGGGAGAAAGCGGAAGTGGTAAGTCTGTTACTTGCAGAGCAATTATGAGGCTTAATAGCTCTTCACTTCACCAATCCGGAGATATTCTTTTTAAAGGAGAAAACCTCAACCAACTTTCTGAAAAGGAATTGAGGAAGAAAAGAGGGAAAAATCTTTGCATGATCCTGCAAAATGGGATGAGTGCGTTCGATCCTTCCTGTGTAGTCGGTGTGCATTTACGAGAAACACTTGCGGAACATTTCGATTGGAATAGAAATGAAATGGAAGTAAAAATGAAAAGTGCCATGGAAAGTGTCATGTTAAAAAATCCAACAGAGATCATGAATAAATATCCCCATCAACTATCGGGGGGGATGTTGCAACGAATTATGATTGCGCTAGCCGTTGTCTTAGAACCGGACATTATAATAGCTGATGAACCAACAACGGCACTTGATACCATCTCGCAATTTGAAGTGATTGAACAATTTATCAGCTTACGAAATAGGATGAGTTGTTCCATCATTTTTATTTCTCATGATTTGGGAGTCGTAAGAAAAATTGCGGACGAAGTTTTAGTGATGAAGGATGGAGACATTGTTGAAAAAGGAACTACGGATGAAGTTTTTTCGGATGCAAAACACGATTACACAAAGTATTTAGTCTCTACTAGACTGGCTTTAAGCAATAATTTCAAACGAATTATGGGGGAGGAATCCTAATTGCTGAAAGTGGAAAGCGTAGAAAAATCTTATAAAAAAGGTGCACTGTTGTCCAGAGAAAAGCAAAGCGTTTTAAAAAATATTAGTTTTGAATGCAAAAGTGGAGAATGTCTTGGCATCATTGGTGAAAGTGGGAGTGGGAAATCAACATTAGGGCGATTGGTACTGGGAATTGAAAAGCCAGATCGTGGAACAGTTTCATTTAACGGAATGAATGTTAAGGACAGGAAAGTTCGGTTAAGTAACATAAGCGCTGTTTTTCAAGACTACAAATCCTCTATTAATCCTTTTTTTACTGTGGAAGATGCAATCCTTGAGCCCTTAAAGACTCAGAACAAGAATATAAAAGAGAATAAAGAAAAGGTTCTCAGCTTACTGAATCAAGTTGGATTACCTTCGACATATCGGAACAAATACCCTCATGAACTATCAGGTGGAGAGGTTCAACGAGTGTGTATTGCAAGAGCGATATCTACACAACCAAAGTGCATTTTATTGGATGAGGCGATCAGTTCGTTAGATGTCTCTGTGCAAACAAAAATTCTTGAATTACTCAAAGATTTAAAGAGAATCTACAATATGAGTTATGTGTTCATTACGCACGATTTACAGGCTGCAGCCTATATCTGTGACAGAATCATCATTTTTAAGGATGGACAGATTGAAGAAATGGTGGACATTGAACACTTGAAGGACGTTAAGTCAGCCTATGCAAAAGAACTATTAAAGTCGCTGATAACCTTTTAGTCAAGACATCTGTATGAATTTAATACTGTTAAACAGTGGAGGGAAATATTTTGAGTGGAGCTTTGTCTTGGTCATTTATACGATTATATCTGTTGGTGCTTCTGTATTTTAGTGCCAACTCTATATTGAATGTAATCATCCCTCTGCAAGGGGAGGCTTTAGGGGCCACCAATACAACGATAGGGTTGATTATGGGAGCCTATTTGTTTACGACCATGTTTTTTAGACCATGGGCAGGCCAGATTATACAAAAATACGGGCCAATAAAAGTGCTGCGAGTAATACTTATTGTAAACGGGTTTGCTCTCATTTTATATACAGTGACGGGACTGGGTGGCTTTGTAGTGGCTCGCATTTTACAAGGGGTCTCAACAGCGTTCTTTTCAATGGCATTGCAGATCGGGATTATCGATGCCCTGCCAGAAAAAGATCGTTCTCAAGGAATCTCACTTTATTCTTTGTTTTCATACATACCAGGAATCGTGGGACCTTTATTGGCGTTGGGTATTTGGCGAGGTGATATGGAATACTTCGGTGTTGTGATGATAGCAATTGCCATTTTCACAGGAGTATTTGGTTATAATGCTAAAATGGAAAAAGCTAAAGCCCAGCCTGATACGAAAAATCCTGCGCAAACTGGAAATATGTTGGCCTCATTTAGTCAGTTAATGAAAAACCCGCATTTATTTAAATGCGGTGTTCTTATGTTGAGTGGTTCAATTATATTTGGCGCAATTACCATCTTTATCCCTCTATATGCTGAAGAGGTACGAAGTGGAAATGCCGGGATTTTTCTTATGTTAATGGCAATAGCCGTTGTGATTTCTCGTTTTTCCTTTAGAAAACTAATTCCTTCTGATGGAAAGTGGCATTCATTTTTTATGATGGGGACAATGCTCCTTTTAGCAGTGGGGGCACAATCTGTAAGTTTTGCAATCAGCGGTGGGGTTATCTTTTTTTATCTAGGTGCTATTTTAATAGGCATAGCGCAAGCACTTCTTTACCCCACATTAACGACGTATCTAAGCTTTGTCTTACCTCAAGGGGATCGTAATGTGTTACTTGGTTTATTTATTGCCATGGCAGACTTGGGTGTGTCCTTAGGGGGTGTGCTTCTGGGGCCGATTGCTGATAGCTATTCATTTTCAACTGCGTATATGTTTTGTGCTGTGTTAGGCTTGGCAATGTTAATCTTTTCTTATGATCGTAGAAAGATATTTATTGGGTGATAATGAAGTCGTTCGTTAATTAAATTATTGTATGTAGCAGATTTATTTAACTTACAAATATTTGTAGAATAAAAGAATGACCATGTTTTGTTAAGAAAAATTGCCAGGTTAACATATGACACCTTATCGGAAGCTATTACCATCAGACTTGTTTAGAGACCGGGCAACTGAGCTAGAGGAGAAGTAGTCAACAAAGACTAAGAACTGAATGTAACTTAAATGCAGTTCAGTTACATTAAAATTCTTCTTTTTTGGTATAATAAAATTTTTGAAAAAAGAAGGATTTAGGATAGATTCAACAGATGAAAGTAATAAAGTATCTTTACTTATAGGTATTACTGTTTTTATAGGAATCATCGGGTTTAAATTTTTGGGTTTCACTACGGTACATGCTATGGTCACATCAAATTTTCTTGAAACATTCTTTTTTTAGGAAAATCGAAAATCAAATTTCTGAGTATTTTTATTAGTATATATTTTCCGTCTTCTTTTGTCCTTTTCTTTTTCAACTTTTGTAGAGTGAAAGTTGAATTTATGTGAAATAACCATCTAGCCTACCTAGATCACAAAACTAGATGGCTATTCCTGTCGATTGGCTAAACAATTTTGAACAATAACTTGTTAAAAAACTATTGATTTTAAATATTCAATATGTTAAGTTTACTGATAATCAGATTTCAATTGA
This window harbors:
- the cntE gene encoding staphylopine family metallophore export MFS transporter CntE — its product is MSGALSWSFIRLYLLVLLYFSANSILNVIIPLQGEALGATNTTIGLIMGAYLFTTMFFRPWAGQIIQKYGPIKVLRVILIVNGFALILYTVTGLGGFVVARILQGVSTAFFSMALQIGIIDALPEKDRSQGISLYSLFSYIPGIVGPLLALGIWRGDMEYFGVVMIAIAIFTGVFGYNAKMEKAKAQPDTKNPAQTGNMLASFSQLMKNPHLFKCGVLMLSGSIIFGAITIFIPLYAEEVRSGNAGIFLMLMAIAVVISRFSFRKLIPSDGKWHSFFMMGTMLLLAVGAQSVSFAISGGVIFFYLGAILIGIAQALLYPTLTTYLSFVLPQGDRNVLLGLFIAMADLGVSLGGVLLGPIADSYSFSTAYMFCAVLGLAMLIFSYDRRKIFIG